Within Egibacteraceae bacterium, the genomic segment CGCCAGCACGGCGAGCACGCCGAGCACGGGCAATACGGGGATGCCCCGATGCATCTGGCCCACCTAGCCGGGGGTGCCGGCCGTCATGTCGAGGCGGACGATGTCGCTGCACAGCGCCCGGGCTCGCTCGACGACCGGCACGTGCAGGGCGTGGTCGCGGTACGCGGCCAGTGCGGCGCTGTCGGCGAAGACGGTCAGCAGGCCCGTGACCGCCGGCTCGTCGACCGACCGGGAGACCGCCAGCCACACCACCTCGTCGATGCTGTCGCCCAGCGCCCGCAGGTCGCCTTCGAGCGCAACCCGTTCGTCGTCGTCGACGTCGGGGCGGAACTGGAAGCGCACGATGTGCCACAGCATGAGGCCGGCAGTCTAGCCCCGTCCCCGTCCGGGGGTGTCGCCGGCGACGCGACGACGGTGGGGGTGGTGGTCTGGCCGGGCCACGTGCCCGGGGAAGTGGCCGGGCGACGCGACGACGGTGGGGGTGGTGGTCTGGCCGGGCCACGTGCCCGGGGCAGTCACCGGGTCACGCGTCCGGGGAGGGCGCGCGCACCGGCCAGCGACGCGTCACGGACGTAGCGGAAGTGCGCCAGCCAGAACGGGCGCAGCAGCCGGTACGCCGGCCCCTCGGCCACCTCCCACGACCCGAACCGGCAGCGGTCCTCGTCGACCGCCTCGAAGGCGTAGCGGTGCAGTGCCGAGAAGCCGGGCACCGCGGTCACCTTCCAGGTCACCCCCCGCCGGGGCTCGTACTCGACGATCCGGGCCGACGCCGGCAGGACGTAGGGGTAGCGGGAGCGGATGGGGTTGAACACCCAGCACAGCAGCGCGCCCTCCCGCAGCGTCCCGCCGGTCACACGCGCCCAGCGAAAGCAGGGGTTCCAGCGCGGCCAGCCGCGCACGTCGTCGAAGATCGCCCACATCCGCTCCACGGGCAGGCCGACCGCCGCCCACCCCCGCACCGGCAGCTCCGGGTCGCTCGGCTCGGCCGGGATCCCGCCCGGACCCGGGCTTGCAGCGGGCACGTGGCGCTCGGCGTCGTCCACCCGTCGACCCCCTTGCGTCCCGGCACCTGGTGGCACCCTACCGCGGGGCTGGCACGGGGTGGACCCGTGCGGTGTGGTCGGCCATGATTGCGGTCGTGGCGTGGTGCTGTCGGCGCCAGCGGGCCACACGGATGCGGGACAGCTGGGGGCTACATGGACGTCGACGCGGTGGTCGTGGGCTCGGGCTTCGGCGGGGCCGCCGCGGCATGCCGCCTGGCAGAGGCCGGCCGCTCGGTCTGCGTCCTGGAGCGCGGCAAGGCCTACCCACCCGGGTCGTTCCCCCGCCGCCCCGCGGCGATGGCCGCGAGCTTCTGGGACCCCAGCGAGGGCCTGCAGGGGCTGTTCGACATCTGGTCGTTCCGCGGCCTGGAGGCGGTCGTCGCCTCCGGCCTGGGTGGCGGTTCGCTCATCTACGCCAACGTGCTCCTGCGCAAGGACGAGCGCTGGTTCGTCCGCGAGACGCGCCTCGGGGGCGACCACGAGTACTGGCCGGTCTCACGTGCCGACCTGGAGCCCCACTACGACGCCGCGGAGCGCATGCTCGACGCGACCCCCTACCCCTTCGACCGCCCGCCCTACGACGCCACCGCCAAGACCCGCGCGTACGCGGGGGCGGCGCAGCGGCTCGGTCTCGACTGGTTCCGCCCGAACCTCGCCGTGACGTTCTCCCCGGCGGGCGTCACCCTCGGCGAGCCGTTCGGCGACCCTGCCGACAACCTCCACGGCCGCCGCCGGGCGACCTGCACGCTGTGCGGGGAGTGCGACGTCGGCTGCAACATCGGCGCGAAGAACACCCTCGACTACACCTATCTCAGCACCGCGGCGCGGGCCGGTGCGGACATCCGGACGCGCTGCGAGGTGCGCCGGCTCACGGCCCACCCCGACGGGGGCTACACGGTGAGCTTCGTGCGCCACGCACCCGAGCACGAGGGGGCACCGACCAGAACCGGGCGCCTGCCGACCGAGGACGTGCGGGCGAAGGTCGTCGTGCTCGCCGCCGGGGCGCTCGGCAGCACGTACCTGCTGCTGCGCAACCGCAGCGCGTTGCCCGCGCTCAGCCCCCGCCTCGGCTCGCGCTTCAGCGGCAACGGCGACCTGCTCGCGTTCGTCACCGGCGGGCCGCGGTCCTTCGACCCGTCGCGGGGGCCGGTGATCACGAGCACCGTGCGCGTCCCCGACGCCGTCGACGGCGGCAACGGGCGCGGTTTCTACGTGCAGGACGGGGGCTATCCCGCCTTCGTCGACTGGGTCCTCGAGGGCGCCAACGTGGTGGGGCCGCTGCGGCGGATCGCCCGGTTCGCGGCGGCCCGGGTGCGCAGTCGCCTGACCGGCGAGCCGAAGTCCACCGTCGGCGCCGAGATCGGTGCGCTGCTCGGCGACGGGCGGCTCTCGGCGGGGACGCTGCCGCTGCTCGGCATGGGCCGGGATGTGCCCGACGGTACGATGCGCCTGCGCTCTGGCTACCTCGACGTGGACTGGACCACCGAGACCTCGGCGGCCTACTTCCGTCGGGTCCGCGCGGTGATGCGCGCGGTGGCGGGCACGCTCGACGCGCGGTTGCAGGAGAACGTGTCGAGCTACCTGCGCCGGGTCGTCACCGTCCACCCGCTCGGGGGCTGCCCCATGGGTCGCGACGCGCGCGAGGGGGTCGTCGACGACCACGGCGAGGTGTTCGGTCACCCCGGCCTCTTCGTCGCCGACGGCGCGGTCATGCCCGGCCCCGTCGGCCCGAACCCCTCGCTCACGATCGCGGCCCTGGCGGAGCGCTTCTCGGCGCGGATGATCGACCGGTGCGGCCATGGCTGACGCCCTGCGGCGCTCGCTCATCATGGCCGGGGGCGGCGTGAAGGTCGCGTTCCAGGCCGGCGTGCTGCAGGTGTGGTTGGACGAGGCCGGGCTCGTCTTCGACCACGCCGACGGCGCCAGCGGCGGCGTGTTCAACCTGGCGATGTGGTGCCAGGGCATGAGCGGGACCGAGATGGCCGACCACTGGCGCCGGTACCGGCCGCTGCGCGCCGTCCAGCCGACGGTGGCCGGCCTGCTGGCCGCGCCCCTGGCGGGCTCGCTGCTGTCCTACCGCCGGTTCCGCCGGACCATCCTGCGCGACTGGGGCCTCAACTGGACGGCGATCCGGGCCACCGACCGCGCCGCGACGTTCAACCTGTACGACTTCACCGCGCACGAGCACGTCGTGCGCCCCGCCGCGGACATGACCGAGGACCTGCTCATCTCGGCGGTGTCCCTGCCGATCTGGTTCCCGCCGGTGCGCGTGGACGGGCACCACTACATCGACGCGGTGTTCGCCACGGACGCGAACCTCGAGGAGGGCATCCGCCGCGGCGCCGACGAGCTGTGGGTCGTGTGGACCGTCAGCGACCAGGGCCGCTGGCGCCGCGGCTTCGTGCACCAGTACTTCCAGATCATCGAGGCCGCCGCCAACAGCCGGCTCCGCGCCGACCTGGCCCGCATCCAGCGCAGCAACGCCGCCGTCGCTGCCGGGGAGCACGGCGAGTTCGGCCGGCCCGTGGCGGTCAGGCTGCTGCGCGCCGAGGTCCCGGTGCACTACCTGCTGACGCTCACCCGCGACCGCATGGCCGCCGCGGTGGACCTCGGGGTGCACGCCGCCCGCGATTGGTGCGCGGAGCAGGGCATCGCGCTGCGGGCGCCCGCGGCGACCGCCGCGGCGCCTGCGCCGCCCGCCGCGCCCACGGCGGACCCGCAGCGGCGCGGGGTGCGGTTCACCGAGGAGATGACGGGGTTTGTCACCCTGGGCGACGACGACCCCGACCGGGGCGCGCGGACCGGGCGGGCCGCCGGCACGCGTGCCGGCTTCCGCCTGACCATCGCGGTCGACGACCTCGATCGCTTCGTGACCGACCCCGACCTCGCGGCCACGGCGACCGGGGAGGTGCGCTGCGAGGTGCTCGGCGGGCGCCTGCCCGTGGAGCGCGGCGCGTTCAACCTGTTCGTCGACGCCGACGACCCCCGCGACAAGCGCATGCGGTACCGCCTGTGGTTCCGCGACGCCGCCGGCCACCCGCTCACCCTCACGGGCTTCAAGGTGGTGCGTGACGACCCGGGTCCCGACGCGTGGGCCGACACCACCACCCTGTACACGCGCATCCTGCGCGGCCACGTCGACGGGCCCGCGACCGAGGCGGCCGACGTCGTGGCCGCGGGGATCCTGCGCATCCGACCGCTGGCCTTCGCGCGCCAGCTCACCACGTTCCGGGCCACGGCGCCCACCCGCCGCGCCGGCCTCGCCGCGCTGGCCCGGTTCGGCCGGCTGTTCGCCGGCAACCTGCGGGACGTCTACGCCGGACCGGTCGGCCGGCGCGCCCCGACGCCATGAGCGCCCAGCCGCCTGACCGGCGCGACGCCGCGCCGCGCCCCCGCACCCTCGCCGCGCTCGACTTCCGCCGCCGCGCCGCGACGCGGTGGTACCACCCCCCGGTGCTCGCCGACGCCGCCGTGCGGCTGGCCGTCTCCATGGCTTTCGACGCGTTCCTCGACAAGCGCGAGCTGCAGGCCGCCCTGGCCGCCGAGGTCTACGAGGTGCCGGAGGACCCCGCCCGGCGCACGGCCGACGACGCGGAGCTGTGGATCGACTACGTCGCCGACACCGGCGACGGCTTCCCCGCCACGTACACGATCGCGTGGCTGGCCTCGCAGGCGCGGCTGCCGCTGGAGGGCAACCCGGCCGGCCTGCCCCGCGGTGACCTGATGGTCCTCGGCGGGGACGAGGTGTACCCGGTGGCCAACCCGGGCGCCTACACCGACCGGTTGACCGGCCCGTACGAGGCCGCGCTGCCCTGGGCCGCCGACGGGGGCCAGGACGTCTTCGCCATCCCCGGCAACCACGACTGGTACGACGGCCTGACGAGCTTCATGCGCGTCTTCGGCCAGGGCGCGTGGATCGGCGGGCGGCGGACCCGCCAGGCCCGCAGCTACTTCGCGTTGCGCCTGCCGCACGGGTGGTGGCTGTGGGGCATCGACATCGCCTTCGACGCCTACGTCGACGATCCGCAGATGCGGTACTTCCGTCAGGTCCGCGCGCAGATGGAGCCCGGTGACCGGGTGATCCTGTGCACTGCAAAGCCCAGCTGGGTCAAGCCGCACGACCCCGGGTCCTACCGCAACCTCGCGTTCGTCGAGCGCAAGCTGCTGCACGACGTCGAGGTCCCCCTGACGATCGCCGGCGACTACCACCACTACTCGCGCTACGTCGGCGACGACGGCACCCACAAGGTCACCGCCGGCGGCGGCGGGGCGTTCCTGCACCCGACCCACGGGCTCGGGGACGCGCTGGTTCTGCCGCCCCACGGCGACGGCGACGCCGCGGCCCGGGTGAGCGCGCCCACCCGGTCGGCCGACCCGCACGAGGCCGCCAGCCCGGTGGACCCGGCGGCGGTGGCCGACGAGGACGACGCCGGCCCCTACCGGTGGTTCCGGCGGGCAGCCGTCTACCCGGACCCGGCGACCTCGCGCCGACTGGTCTGGGGATGCCTGGCCATGTCGGTGCGCAACCCCTGGTTCACCATGATCCCCGCAGCGCTGTCCACGGTCCTGCTGTGGTCGGTGCTGTTCGCGCGGCGCGCGGCCGGAGGAGCGGTGGGCGACACCCTCGCCACGACCGCCGGTCGCGTCGGGTTCGCCGATCTCGCCGCGGGGTTGGCGGCCAGCCCGGTCGCCCTGCTGCTGGTCGTCACGCTGCTCGGGGCGCTGGTCGGGTTCGCCCGCCCGTCGACGCGCTGGCGCCTGCCGGGGGCTCCGGCGTGGGTGCCGAAGGCGCTGCTCGGCCTGACCCACGGGGTCGTCCAGGTGCTGGCGTTCCTCGTGGTGGCGTCGGCGGCGACGCGGCTGATGGCACCGCTGCTGCACGCGGAGCTGCCGGCGGTCGGGCAGGTCACGGTGCTGCTTGCGCTGTTCGTGGTGGTCGCCGCCCTCGGCGGGGGTGCCGGGGGGCTCGTGATGGGCGCGTACCTGGCGGCAGCCAACGCGGCGCCGGGCCACGCCCACGGCAACGAGTCGTTCTCCGCGCTCGCCAACGAGGACCACAAGCACTTCCTGCGACTGCACATCGATCGCACGGGCGCGCTGCACCTGCACGCGATCGGCGTGGACCGGGCGTGCCGGAAGTGGGACGTCGACCCCGACGCCGAGGATCCGGAGGCGTCGTGGCTGCGCCCGGCCGAGCCGCCACCGCGAGCCCGACTGGTCGACGGTCCGCTGTGCGTCCACCCGGGCCGCGGCGACGGGGGCGTCGCGGGGCCTACTCGGTCGGCGTAGTCCCCGAGGGGGAGCGCCGCCGCAGGGCCTGCCAGACCAGGTAGGCCGCCACGAGCACCACGAGCAGCGGGGCCACGAAGAACCCGGCGACGAGCATGCCGCCCACGACGTTCACGAACGCGTCGCGGGCCAGGTCCCAGTACCGTCCCAGGTCGGGTCGCTCGCCGCCCGTGCCCGCGAGCTCGACCGGTGCGCCCGGCTCGAACAGCTCCACCGTCAGCGTCGAGAAGGTGGTGCGGGCGTCGAGCAGCTGGAGGCGGCCCTGCACCTGCTCGATCTGGCCCTGCAGGCCTTCGAGCTGCTGCTGGACGGCGATCGCGTCCGCCACGCCCTCGGCCTCCTCGAGCAGCTCCAGGTAGAAGCGCTCCTGGGCCTGCAGGTGGCGCAGGCGCGACTCCAGGTCGGTGAACTCGTCGGTGACGTCCTGGGCGGTGATCCGACGCGACACGACCGTGCCGATCTCGCCGACGCCGACGAGCAGGTCCTCGTAGCGCTCGACCGGCACCTGCACCGTGACGCTGCCCGCGGTGGCGCCCGAGTCGGTCGTGGTCGTGTCGCTTGACACCACCGTGCCGCCCAGGCGGGTCGCGGCGTCGACCACCTGCCCGAAGGCCGTGTCGAAGCGCTGCTCCTCCAGCTCCAGGGTGACCGTGCCCTCCTTGATGATGCGCTCGCCGACGGATGCGGGCTGCGTCGCCCCGGGCAGCTCGAGGTCGCCCGCCGGCTGCGACTCGGCGTCGGACGCCGTGTCCTCATCCCCCGCACCGTCGCCCTCGGGGGCAGCCCTCGACAAGCCCTCGGCGGGTGCCGCCGCCTCGCCGCTCGAGCCGGCGGAGTCGGTGGGCTCCTCCGACATCTCCGCGCGGTCGGCACCGGAGCACCCCGCCAGCACCCACACGAGCACGATCAGCAGCAGGGACTTCAGGGACAGGGTGGCGCGGGCCATGGTGCACCTCGTTCTCGGGCGGCGGTGATCGCCGGCGGTACCGGTCGGACGCCGCCGCGCCGGCGACGGTTCCCCCGTCGGCGCCGTGGGTGATGGAGTAGCCTCGCTGGAGCGGGGGGTCGTGGTTACGAGGGAGGGGCACATCGTGGTCGCTGCCGACCAACCCGGGATCGCCGGGCTACGTGCCGCACTGTCCGGCGGGGTCGTCGCCAAGGGTGACGAGGACTGGGACGTCGCGCGTCAGGCGTTCAACCTCGCCGTCGACCAGCGGCCCGCCGCCGTGGCCTTCCCCGCCGACGCGGACGAGGTGGCCGCCACGGTCCGGTTCGCGGCGGAGCGGGGGCTGCAAGTGGCCCCGCAGCTGACCGGCCACAACGCCGCCCCGCTCGGCCCGCTCGACGGGGCCGTGCTGCTGCGCACCGACGGACTCGACGACGTGGCGTTCGACGCCGAGCACACCCGCGCGCGGGTTGGCGCCGGGGTCCGCTGGGGCGACGTGGTGCGCCAGACGTCCCCCCGCAGCCGTGCGGCGCTGCACGGCTCGTCGCCCGGCGTCGGCGTCGTCGGCTACTCGCTGGGCGGTGGGCTGGGGTGGTACGCGCGGCGGTGGGGCCTTGCCGCGAACAGCGTCACCGCGGTCGAGCTGGTCGCGGCCGACGGCAGCCGCCTGCGCGCCGACCGCGACCACGAGCCGGACCTGTTCTGGGCGCTGCGGGGCGGTGGCGGCAACTTCGGGGTCGTCACCGCCATGGAGTTCGCCCTCTACCCGGTCGGCGAGCTGTACGCGGGGGCGCTCTTCTTCCCCTGGGAGCGCTCCGCGGAGGTGCTGCACGTCTGGCACGGGCTGCTGGCCGACCTGCCGGACACCGTCACCTCGTGCGGGCGGATCATGCAGTTCCCCCCGTTCCCCGACGTGCCGGAGTCCCTGCGGGGCCGGTCCTTCGTCGTGATCGAGGCGGCCTGCCTCGGCGGCGCGGACGTGGCCGCACCGCTGCTGGCGCCCCTGCGGGGACTGCGGCCGAGCCTCGACACGTTCGCGGCGGTGGCGCCGGAGGCACTGCTGGACCTGCACATGGATCCCCCCCTGCCCGTGCCGGCGCTGAGCGACCACCTGCTGCTCGAACACCTGGCCCCCGCGGCGATCGACGACCTGGCAGCGGTGGCCGGGCCGGGATCCGGCTCGCCGCTGGCCGCCGTCGACCTGCGCCACACCGGCGCGGCGCTCGCCCGCCCGCAGCCCCACGACGGCGCGGTGGGGGCGCTGCCCGGGGTCCTGTCCCTGTTCGCCGTGGGTGTCCCCGCCGACCCCGCCGCGGGGGCCGCGGTCGGGGGCCAGCTCGCGAAGGTCAATGCGGTCCTCGCCGGCCACGCCGTCGGACAGTCGCTGAACATGGTCGAGGGCCCGGTCGCCACCCGCCAGGTCTACCCGCCCGCCACCTACCGTCGCCTCCAGCGGGTGCGCGCGCAGTACGACCCCGACGAGCGGTTCCGGGCAAACCACCCCGTGCCGACCCGGGGGTAGCCGCGCAGACGGCCCACCGCCGTCAGCAGGCGTCGGGGCGGTCGAGCCCGGTGCGCAGCTGGCACAGCGCCCCGGGACCGACCGCCGCCGGTCCGCCGAGCACGGTGACGGCGGTGCTGCGGTGGTCGCGCAGCCAGGCGTGCACGTCCGGGCTGAGCTCGGCTGGGCCGGTCAGCAGGATCGGCCGCCGCTGCCGGGCGGCCAGGCCGCTGCCGGTGAGCCCGTCGGGGGCGGACCACCCGCTGGCCACCAGCGGTTTGGAGGCGTAGCCGAGCTGGACCGCCCGGGTGGCCAGCACCGCGGCGGTGGCGGTGCGGGTCGGGCCGGCGATGCGCTCCATGCCGGGCAGGCCGAGCACGGTCACCTCCGGCAGCGCCGCGCTCCCGCCGACGACCCAGGTCCGCGCGGTGCCCAGCCGCTGGACGATGCGGGTCAGGCGCGTGTGGTCCTCCGACGGCCGCGCCAGCAGGATGGGGTGGCGTTGCCCGGCCGCGAGGGGGGCGGCGGCCAGCGCGTCGGGGAAGCGGTCGCCGGTGGCGACGACCACGGTCGAGGGGTCGGCGCCGTGCCCCACGGCGGCATCGGCGATCATCTCCGAGGTGGTGTAGCGGTCGGGACCGCGCAGCCGACGGACTTCGATGTTCTGTGCCCACAGCGCGTCCTCAACGGCCGGGTCCAGGGGCCCGAGCAGGTACGCGATCTCGGGGGCCAGGCGGCGCAGCTCCTCGGCGATCCCCGGGTCGAGCCGGTCGCCCCGGGTCAGCAGGAGCGGACCGCCAACCGCGGCGGCCAGGACGCTGCCCGACACGGCGTCGGCCCACGCCTCGCCCTCGGCGAGCACCACCGCGGGCACGAGGCCGGGCCAGGTCGCGCGGCTGACCGCCACCCCGGTCGCGTAGCGGTCCCCGCCGCTCAGGACCTCGACCAGCTGGGGCGGGGCGACCTGCTTCGGCGCCGGTGGGGGCGGTGTCGGGGGCGCGGGCATCACCACCGCGCCGGCGTCGTCCAGGACACCGAAGCAGAACCCGCGGGCCCTGCCCTCGTCGATGATCCGGGGCAGCGCGCCGATCGTGTTGGGGGTGCGCGGGCTGCCGTCGTGCAGGACGACCACCGCGCCCGGCGCCAACCGGCCGAGCACATGCGCGGCGATCGTGTCCGGCGAATGACCTCGCCAGTCCTGCGGGTCGACCGTCCACAGCAGCTGCACCGAGCCGAGCGCCCGGATGGCGTGGTGCACGCGCGCGTTTGTGGCCCCGTACGGTGGGCGGACCAGGGGGGCCGCGCGGACCCCGGCGCGTTGGATCGCCTGCGTGGTCCGGATCACCGTGGCGTGGATCAGCGCGTCGGCCAGGTGGGTGAGGTTCTCGTGCCCGTAGGTGTGGTTGCCGACGACGTGGCCCTCCGCCGCCGCGCGCCGGACCAGCCCGGGGTGCCGGTCGACGAGGCCGCCGGTGGGGAAGAAGGTGGCCGGGACCCCGCGGGCGGCCAGCAGGTCCAGGACCGCCGGGGTGTGCACGCCCGGCCCGTCGTCGAAGGTGAGCGCCACCGGCCCCGACGGGCAGCCCGGCGCCGCGGCGGCCCGGGGGGTCTGCGCCGCAGCCGTCCCGCCGCCCGCGGCCAGGAGCACGAAGGCGACCAGCGCCGCGCCCACGCTCTGTCCCGCCATCGGATGCCCCCAACGCCCGCTGGGTACTGCTGCGAGCACTCTATGCGCCGGGCGCCCCTGAGGGGGTCATCCGAGGACAGCCGCGGCGGCGAACACCCCGTACGCGGCGCAGAACAGCACCCAGATCGTCCGGTAGAACCGGGCGACGGCGCCCTCGTCGCCGGTGTCGAGGGTGCGGACCGCGAGGACGAGCCGGCCCGCCAGCGCGGCGTGGCCCCCCGCCAGCACCCCGCGGTGCAGGCCCGGGACGCCGACCACGCCGGCGACCGCAACCGCCGCGTAGGCGACCAGCAACGCCCCGACCCCCAGCGCCACCACGCGCGGGGCGCCCAGCCGCAGCGGCAGCGTGCCGACGGCGTACCGGCGGTCGCCCTCCATGTCGCCCAGGTCCTTGAACCAGGCGATGACCAGCCCGGTCACGAGCGCCACGGCGGTGAGGGCGACCAGCGCGGGCGGCAGCGGCAGCCCGGTCCCCGGCACCGCGGCGTAGTGGGCGAAGACCAGCAGGTTCACCACGAGCCCGCGGACCGCCACGATGCACCCGGCAGCCAGCGGGTGGTAGCGCTTGAGCCGCAGCGGCTGCAGGGAGTACGCCGCGCCGAGCGCTGCGGCGATGGCGATCGCGGCGAGCAGCCACGGCCCCCCGGCGGCGCCCGCGACGAGCGCCACGACGAGCGCGGCGCCCACGACCAGGCGGGCGGCCGTGGGGGTCATCGAGCCGCAGGCCAACGGGAGCCACGGCTTGTTCACCCGGTCGAGCGACACGTCGGTCAGCTGGTTCAGCCCGACGATGAAGACGTTGACCCCCAGGCCGGCCGCCAAGGCCAGACCCAGGTCGGCGAGGCTCGGACCGGCCAGGCCCGGGTCGGCGGCGGTGGGCACCGAGCGGGCCACCACGAAGAGGGCGCACAGGCTGACGACCGTGCCCACGATGGTGTGCGGACGGCTGAAGCCGATCGCCGTGGACACGTGCCGGCGGATCGGGTGCTGCGTGCTGTGCGGGAGATTGGGCACACCGCAATCTCGCATGCCGGTGGGCGAGCGGCCAGACGCACCGCGCGCCCGCGGACCCACCCGCGGTGGACCCTACTGGGGCAGCGCGGGGATGCGGGGGCTGGTCGGGAGGCC encodes:
- a CDS encoding metallophosphoesterase, with the translated sequence MSAQPPDRRDAAPRPRTLAALDFRRRAATRWYHPPVLADAAVRLAVSMAFDAFLDKRELQAALAAEVYEVPEDPARRTADDAELWIDYVADTGDGFPATYTIAWLASQARLPLEGNPAGLPRGDLMVLGGDEVYPVANPGAYTDRLTGPYEAALPWAADGGQDVFAIPGNHDWYDGLTSFMRVFGQGAWIGGRRTRQARSYFALRLPHGWWLWGIDIAFDAYVDDPQMRYFRQVRAQMEPGDRVILCTAKPSWVKPHDPGSYRNLAFVERKLLHDVEVPLTIAGDYHHYSRYVGDDGTHKVTAGGGGAFLHPTHGLGDALVLPPHGDGDAAARVSAPTRSADPHEAASPVDPAAVADEDDAGPYRWFRRAAVYPDPATSRRLVWGCLAMSVRNPWFTMIPAALSTVLLWSVLFARRAAGGAVGDTLATTAGRVGFADLAAGLAASPVALLLVVTLLGALVGFARPSTRWRLPGAPAWVPKALLGLTHGVVQVLAFLVVASAATRLMAPLLHAELPAVGQVTVLLALFVVVAALGGGAGGLVMGAYLAAANAAPGHAHGNESFSALANEDHKHFLRLHIDRTGALHLHAIGVDRACRKWDVDPDAEDPEASWLRPAEPPPRARLVDGPLCVHPGRGDGGVAGPTRSA
- a CDS encoding DUF4349 domain-containing protein: MARATLSLKSLLLIVLVWVLAGCSGADRAEMSEEPTDSAGSSGEAAAPAEGLSRAAPEGDGAGDEDTASDAESQPAGDLELPGATQPASVGERIIKEGTVTLELEEQRFDTAFGQVVDAATRLGGTVVSSDTTTTDSGATAGSVTVQVPVERYEDLLVGVGEIGTVVSRRITAQDVTDEFTDLESRLRHLQAQERFYLELLEEAEGVADAIAVQQQLEGLQGQIEQVQGRLQLLDARTTFSTLTVELFEPGAPVELAGTGGERPDLGRYWDLARDAFVNVVGGMLVAGFFVAPLLVVLVAAYLVWQALRRRSPSGTTPTE
- a CDS encoding FAD-binding oxidoreductase, producing the protein MVAADQPGIAGLRAALSGGVVAKGDEDWDVARQAFNLAVDQRPAAVAFPADADEVAATVRFAAERGLQVAPQLTGHNAAPLGPLDGAVLLRTDGLDDVAFDAEHTRARVGAGVRWGDVVRQTSPRSRAALHGSSPGVGVVGYSLGGGLGWYARRWGLAANSVTAVELVAADGSRLRADRDHEPDLFWALRGGGGNFGVVTAMEFALYPVGELYAGALFFPWERSAEVLHVWHGLLADLPDTVTSCGRIMQFPPFPDVPESLRGRSFVVIEAACLGGADVAAPLLAPLRGLRPSLDTFAAVAPEALLDLHMDPPLPVPALSDHLLLEHLAPAAIDDLAAVAGPGSGSPLAAVDLRHTGAALARPQPHDGAVGALPGVLSLFAVGVPADPAAGAAVGGQLAKVNAVLAGHAVGQSLNMVEGPVATRQVYPPATYRRLQRVRAQYDPDERFRANHPVPTRG
- a CDS encoding patatin-like phospholipase family protein, whose translation is MADALRRSLIMAGGGVKVAFQAGVLQVWLDEAGLVFDHADGASGGVFNLAMWCQGMSGTEMADHWRRYRPLRAVQPTVAGLLAAPLAGSLLSYRRFRRTILRDWGLNWTAIRATDRAATFNLYDFTAHEHVVRPAADMTEDLLISAVSLPIWFPPVRVDGHHYIDAVFATDANLEEGIRRGADELWVVWTVSDQGRWRRGFVHQYFQIIEAAANSRLRADLARIQRSNAAVAAGEHGEFGRPVAVRLLRAEVPVHYLLTLTRDRMAAAVDLGVHAARDWCAEQGIALRAPAATAAAPAPPAAPTADPQRRGVRFTEEMTGFVTLGDDDPDRGARTGRAAGTRAGFRLTIAVDDLDRFVTDPDLAATATGEVRCEVLGGRLPVERGAFNLFVDADDPRDKRMRYRLWFRDAAGHPLTLTGFKVVRDDPGPDAWADTTTLYTRILRGHVDGPATEAADVVAAGILRIRPLAFARQLTTFRATAPTRRAGLAALARFGRLFAGNLRDVYAGPVGRRAPTP
- a CDS encoding SRPBCC family protein, translated to MDDAERHVPAASPGPGGIPAEPSDPELPVRGWAAVGLPVERMWAIFDDVRGWPRWNPCFRWARVTGGTLREGALLCWVFNPIRSRYPYVLPASARIVEYEPRRGVTWKVTAVPGFSALHRYAFEAVDEDRCRFGSWEVAEGPAYRLLRPFWLAHFRYVRDASLAGARALPGRVTR
- a CDS encoding Dabb family protein, with translation MLWHIVRFQFRPDVDDDERVALEGDLRALGDSIDEVVWLAVSRSVDEPAVTGLLTVFADSAALAAYRDHALHVPVVERARALCSDIVRLDMTAGTPG
- a CDS encoding homogentisate phytyltransferase; translated protein: MPNLPHSTQHPIRRHVSTAIGFSRPHTIVGTVVSLCALFVVARSVPTAADPGLAGPSLADLGLALAAGLGVNVFIVGLNQLTDVSLDRVNKPWLPLACGSMTPTAARLVVGAALVVALVAGAAGGPWLLAAIAIAAALGAAYSLQPLRLKRYHPLAAGCIVAVRGLVVNLLVFAHYAAVPGTGLPLPPALVALTAVALVTGLVIAWFKDLGDMEGDRRYAVGTLPLRLGAPRVVALGVGALLVAYAAVAVAGVVGVPGLHRGVLAGGHAALAGRLVLAVRTLDTGDEGAVARFYRTIWVLFCAAYGVFAAAAVLG
- a CDS encoding GMC family oxidoreductase yields the protein MDVDAVVVGSGFGGAAAACRLAEAGRSVCVLERGKAYPPGSFPRRPAAMAASFWDPSEGLQGLFDIWSFRGLEAVVASGLGGGSLIYANVLLRKDERWFVRETRLGGDHEYWPVSRADLEPHYDAAERMLDATPYPFDRPPYDATAKTRAYAGAAQRLGLDWFRPNLAVTFSPAGVTLGEPFGDPADNLHGRRRATCTLCGECDVGCNIGAKNTLDYTYLSTAARAGADIRTRCEVRRLTAHPDGGYTVSFVRHAPEHEGAPTRTGRLPTEDVRAKVVVLAAGALGSTYLLLRNRSALPALSPRLGSRFSGNGDLLAFVTGGPRSFDPSRGPVITSTVRVPDAVDGGNGRGFYVQDGGYPAFVDWVLEGANVVGPLRRIARFAAARVRSRLTGEPKSTVGAEIGALLGDGRLSAGTLPLLGMGRDVPDGTMRLRSGYLDVDWTTETSAAYFRRVRAVMRAVAGTLDARLQENVSSYLRRVVTVHPLGGCPMGRDAREGVVDDHGEVFGHPGLFVADGAVMPGPVGPNPSLTIAALAERFSARMIDRCGHG
- a CDS encoding cell wall-binding repeat-containing protein, whose amino-acid sequence is MAGQSVGAALVAFVLLAAGGGTAAAQTPRAAAAPGCPSGPVALTFDDGPGVHTPAVLDLLAARGVPATFFPTGGLVDRHPGLVRRAAAEGHVVGNHTYGHENLTHLADALIHATVIRTTQAIQRAGVRAAPLVRPPYGATNARVHHAIRALGSVQLLWTVDPQDWRGHSPDTIAAHVLGRLAPGAVVVLHDGSPRTPNTIGALPRIIDEGRARGFCFGVLDDAGAVVMPAPPTPPPPAPKQVAPPQLVEVLSGGDRYATGVAVSRATWPGLVPAVVLAEGEAWADAVSGSVLAAAVGGPLLLTRGDRLDPGIAEELRRLAPEIAYLLGPLDPAVEDALWAQNIEVRRLRGPDRYTTSEMIADAAVGHGADPSTVVVATGDRFPDALAAAPLAAGQRHPILLARPSEDHTRLTRIVQRLGTARTWVVGGSAALPEVTVLGLPGMERIAGPTRTATAAVLATRAVQLGYASKPLVASGWSAPDGLTGSGLAARQRRPILLTGPAELSPDVHAWLRDHRSTAVTVLGGPAAVGPGALCQLRTGLDRPDAC